The DNA region CCATTCCGCCTTCCGCGGGGTCTCCCGGGCAGTAACCGCCGCCCAGGGGGGTCTCCGGCCCTGCCCCAGTCCATGGCCGCCGAGGCTGACGCGCCAACAGCCGAACCCCGCGCCATGGAACGGCCCGGACGCGGCGCGCGGGCACCAGGGGCAACCAGACAGGCCGGCGCGTGGCCTGGCCTGTGTTCGCCGCCAGGGGACGGGGCTCGCGGCTCCGGTGCCCATTGGCTCGGAGTCAACCTGTGACATTCCACTAGATCCTGATTGGCTGCCCGGCCGGCCGGGTCTGGCCTCCGCCGGTCTCACTCCCGCTGGGACTGAAGCCGGAAGAGGAAGGGCGGCGGGGCCGCGCTAAGGAGCTGGGCCGCTGCAGGTCGAGGTGAATTGTCCCCGCCGGAGCGGTGTGAGGggaggcggggccgggccgggccgggcctgcGGGGCCGTGACTCCCCGGGGAGGCCTCGAGGGCTGATGGGGCTGGCGCGCGCCGGTGCTGGGCTTTGGCTCCCGCGAGCCCCCGCCGCTCCCCGCAGGCGGGCAAGGGGCGGTGGCTGGGCGGGGCGCATGGGCGCAGCGGAGCCCCCGGAGGCCGCTGCCTGCCTGAGGaagtgccccaacccccagcccgcCCGGCTGCCCGCGTGTGGGTCTCGACCCCGCACGCTCCCGCTGTACTGAGAGCTGCACTGTTCTCCGAGCCGCCCCCGAGCTACTCGCCGGGGCCGGGTCACTCCGTGATAGGCCCCAAGCCCCGGCGCGCTGTTCTTTGTCATGCGTGCAATTAATGCCTGTCTTTCTCAAGCATCTTTCTAGGGCTGCCTTCATCTCTTTGCAATTTGTTTAATATTAGAAATGGCCCCAATGCAGTAGGGGATCGGTCCGGGGCATTGGAGATAATTGGAGGGAAGTTGCATTAGATTGATAAGAAGTGGATACTAATTTTGAAGTACAAATCTTAAGTGTTTGAAGGTACTCTTGCCCATATTCAGTGGGATACTTAACTGAGTAGTGTTCAGTATCCATGGAACATATGGGGCAACTTCTCCACAATATGAAGTAAACACTTTGTCTACTTTTAAGCTAAGATTCTGATACTGCAAGTGCTCCTGCACAGGCTTCAAATAAAGCATCTGAGTAGTCCCATGATCTGTAAAATTAAGCACgagcttaagtgtttgcagaatcagagttCAAGGGCCTGAATCTGTAGTTCCTATCTTATGGCATTTCATTAGAGTTAGTGGGAATCAGCACAGGAGTAACTGTACATTTAGGTGTAGTTATTTGTAATAGCAGGCTTCAAAAATGTGTATAGTCTTTGCTGCAACATAATACTGATTTAAAATGttaggcatatatatatatatatatatacttcatTTGACaattaaatgtttccttttgcatAAAACATTACAAATGTTATAGCAACTTCTTGGTCAAAGGACCAAATAAAGGCACTTTCAAACTTACATTTGTATATAGTTTCTCTGTCATTTATCTCTGTCTGCACCTTTGGAATGAAATGTGGTAATGTTTAATAGCTCACAGGAATACTACAGAACTGTTTACAAAAAACAGAAATTATTGTATCAAAATGAAACTACAGGAATAAGTTAGGCCAAATGTGGGAATAAGCCTTAATTTATGTAGAAAATAAATTCACACTCTAACTCTTACTAGGTATGTCACGACGTCTTAATGATGAGGAGTTCAGGATCTTGCTTTTTTACATTGctctaatgcagtggttttcaaaccgtGGGTTGTGATCCAGAACTGGGTTGCGAAATGGAAGGGACTAGGAcacggcagctctggtcagcagcgctgactgggctgttaaaagtcctgttggtggtgctgctcggctaaggcaggctagtccctacctattCCAACACtacgctgtgccccagaagcagccagcagcaggtctggctcctaggcagggggggcCCCCGTGCACTGACCCAGCACCGGCTCTGTGCGAGCATTGGCCAGTTCCTGAGCCCAGGAGCTGGGTCTGCTGCTAGCTGCTTTTGGGGCACAGCGTGGtctgtggtgccagaacaggcaGGAAGCATGCCTCTGcacccctgctgtgctgctgactgggagccacctgaggtaaacctgcaccccaatctccagcccctcccctgagcctgcaccccaatccagagcccctcccacacccttcatttctggccctatcccacagccctcacccccatcccataGCCCCTCATAccacaaatccctcatccccagctccattgggccacgggcatcaacaattttcttcaactgagtcGCCAGAAAAAACAGTTGCAAACCACTGATCTGAGTTCTTCAGCAGCACAGTTCCTGCCTACTGCAATGCTGAGTTTGGTCAAACGCTATCTTGCAGGACTGTTCTAAACAAAAATTGCACCAATTTAAACCAATGTTGTTAAACTAGATGAACTTTTGCGTGATGATTCTCTCACTGGTTTATGTTGGTTTAGCTTGCCTCTTGTAAATTTACCAACAAGCTAAACCAATATAAGCCAGGTTTCAACTGATGGATCTGTGCAAGTACTAACTTAAAAATACTCCCCTGGCTATTGCACCTTTTCGGGTAATAATTCAGGTCAGCTAAATTAGCCAGTGAGTTGCACTACAGCATATATGTGCTGTCTCAACTTTCTCTTGTCGTTTCTTTTTTACAGGAAGCTGCAATGGAGAATGAGCTGCTGATGGCctttcttttgtcattttccaTATTGTTCTGCAAAAGTCACCTTCATGAAGTAGAGCTGGCTACTATTGCACAGACCACTGAGAAATTCATTCTAGATAAGGCAGCTGGTATCAACACTGAATTGGCAACACTTATGCAGAAGCATCACCTTCAGGAACTTTTCCATCGTTATGGGGAGAACAATACTTTGACTGTTGAAGGATTTAGAAAGTTGCTGCAAAACATAGGAATAGATAGAGTGAAAAGGATCACTACTGGCCACGATCATAATCACCATCTTCATCATAACCATGTTGTGCTAAGCAAAAACTTTGAGAGAACAGATTGCCCAAATCATGAAACTGGTGGTGTAAATAAAGATCCTAGTAATGGTCAGGCAAAGGAATTACAAAGAGTAGAAAATGCTGAGCACAAGCAGAACTTGATAAGCAACAAAAACACTCTTATGGGAATAACTGCATCTACCAACACTACTGCTACAGATGGCAATCCTGTATTACAGAATTCAGAAACCAGAGAAGTGAAGCCTGTTGTTCATACAAGTCTAACCAGCCCCAGTGACATGAATGTTACAGAAAGCAGCAGTGTGAGTTTACTTGTTAATGGAAAAGCTAATGAATCACTTCTTTCCCTAAGGGGATCTGAAAGAGGAAGTTACATGTATTCTAAATTTAAAAACCACAATACACAAGAGGTGAGACTAGTGTTCTGTACTCTTCTTGGGGGCATATTCCCATTAGAAGTGTGTTAGCATGGTTTGCTTCCATAGACATTCATCTAACTTCTAGGAATCTTGATGCAAGCTTTTGGAGGAGGGGTGTGTAAAATCTGAAATATACACAGACATAATTTGCTATGTAATAATTTTACACTCCAGTAGGAATGTTACATCCATGTTGTGCCCAGGTACAAGAGGATAGTTGTGCATTCTGGTTTGTACACTGGGTTgtaatatttgatatttttatttttttccccttctggttTCTCTCTTTAGGAGAACATTTTAAGACTAGTTAACTTCTGACACAAGTATGTGAAAGTTTTTGATGCTTGTTACAGGAAAACAAGTTTTCTTATGGTGTAGAAAAGAGTAgataagtaagtaaataaataaataaatactttttgaaAGTTTCATTTCTGTAACCATACATGTTGCTGAAGTTATTCCAAGTAGGCGTACATTTTTCTGCTGGAAGTAAAAGGCTAGGACAGAAAGTAATTCATCCTACATAGAAATCAATGAGAGGCCTTGGAACTTAAGTATGGATTTTATGCAAGTTTCATTATATATATTTACTAATCATCTTTGGGTAAATATAATTTAGTATTAACTTGTATTCTAGTTGTTGGGAGCCCTACTGCAAGTGGCTTACTGCTCTGTGATCAGGCAAATAAGTCTTGCTGTGCCTaacttttcccttttaaaatggggaaaataatcaCCTCTGTAAAACATCCTCATTCTCTGGTGAAAGCTGTCTAAGCATTCTTTATTTCTGTTATTAGAGCTGTCATAGATACTTGCATCTCTGTCCCTGAAAAATGATCTTCCTCCAAGTGATACAAGTTGTGcgttgtccacactggcactatgTCTCCCACTGACGTAGCTTCTGCTTCTCGCTaaagtggagtaattatgctgatgggagagtgctctcccattggcgTAGCGCGTCTTCACAAGgcgcactacagtggcacagctgcgccaatgtagcactgtagtgtaaACTTGCCCTTAGTAAGGACATGGTAGTTGTCATTCGTTGTCCTCTTATTtaaaatggaaggcttttttccCAAAAAGAAGACTTTTGTTTTTGATTATATGTCCAATTAATTTTGAAGTATCTGGCTTTTATTAAAGTAATATGTAAATATTCATCCCACTACTACCTTCCACTGGAACTGTTGCACAGATTATTAAAACCCAATCACAAacatactttttaatttttttagtgagTGTTTGATCCTACCTCTCTTTTTAAGAGGTTGGGGAGGTTTTGTAGAcacaaactgaaattaaaataaaatgtctgtcttttctcttgcttttttaaaaggggaaaggAATGCTCATGGACCTGCTGGTTGGTGTCACTAAATAAAACCACTGTAATGAGAGCTTTTCTTACAGCCAAATCCTTCACCTTTAAGGACCTTAAAAATCAGCAGGACCTCTTTAAAGTCTATTTATCCTTCTCGAGGTAGCTAAGCTAAATAATTcagggtgtgtatgtgtgctcATAATCACAGGTTCTGAATCTTGTATTCAAGCATACAGGTGAGTCTCATCTTGCGCGCATTTAACATGTACAAATTTTGCTTTGCgcagtcggcaaaaacaaaaaagaaaaataatttaaatactgtacctgtaatgCGGTCGATTCCGctcgccattacactcaatgtaattttgactatacgtgatttcgctttatgcgctgagagtggaacgtaaccccagcataagatgagacttgcctgatATTGCATTCTTCACCAGCAGAGGAGAAACAAGGCTGGCAGCCCTACTAAACAGGAATTACTAGACTTTTAAAGACAGCAAGTAGTGCAGTACAAAGATGGTTGCGGGAAGAAATGTGTTCAGAACATGGCTTTTGATAGAAATGGTGTGATTGAAAAGATTTATTGCGAGCCTCTCATACAAATgacttcttcccccagcatgaaTTCTGTCTTCCTTCAGTTAAGAATCAGACAGCTCATGCATCCAGCTGGCAGCGTTGTCCAATTACCCCTCCAGTCCAGAGGCTGAGGCTAGCCCATAGAACAAGAAACGTACTGCTGTGCATTGTCCACCTCCTTCAGGCTGTGTGCAACATGTATTGTAGGCAGAAGAAAGGATAGAACCTTGAGGAAAATTGGATTTCAAAGTCTTCAGTGATGGCTGTCATCTTGCTTAGAGTGTAGTGAATAGAGGCTGATTCTATCTATACACAAATTTGAATACAAACCACAAAAGGTGTGAACTGATAGGTTTAATTATTTTGGTGCATGTGCATTGACACTTATTTCAGAATGAAACTTGCAAAAGTTTATTTAGCCGAAGTCAGCTTGTTACCAACCTTGGCTAAAATTGATTTCACTGTTTTTGGGAGGTGCTACTGTATTTTGAACTGGTATTGGACTGCTCTTGCAGTTTTTCTAGGATGTGATAGTACTTCTGTCCTTCTTAATCTTAAACATGTTTTTTCTTTCTGCAGTGCTTGAATGTATCAAAACTGATGACATCTCATGGAATAAACACACAAGTATTGTTGACTGCTACAGAATTCAGCTATCTTTGTCCAGCAATTGTTAACCAGATTGATGGCGAATTCTGCATAATGCATGCAGCTAGTGAAAAGGCTGAAAGCCCTCCAAAAAGCAATTCTTTGCAAATAGGTaggttttaatttctttttatatttagaATAAATCTTACTAACAATCAttgaaattttgctttttttatagctaatataaatatttagattCTAAACTATTGTTTTTTTCTTAGATACTTAACTTTTCTATGTGCTGTACAAAGAGTTCTTTCTAGACACCCTTATCCTGGGGATTTTCTTAGTTATTAACATCTAAATCAGTGTTTTGAAGAAAGCAAGCATcatctgatatattttgtatttctctTACCAGCTTGGATTGGTGGCTTTATATCAATCTCCATCatcagttttctttctttattggGTGTTATATTGATACCTCTGATGAATCGTGTATTTTTCAAGTTTCTTCTAAGTTTCCTTGTGTCACTGGCTGTTGGGACTCTGAGCGGAGATGCTTTTTTACATCTCCTTCCACATGTAAGTATTGTTACTCATATTAAATCATTCATCTTAACTTTGAAAAATGTTAGTGAAATATGGCTTTATTACTTTATTATTGATGTTAAGTGCTTGAGGAAGCCTACTAACACTAGCTTTGACTGTCTACCAAACCTAGTggtttattgacattgatgaaaACTTGTATTACCGTAATAAGAAAAGATTATCTAcctcaggggtcagcagcctttcagaagtggtgtgccaaatcttcatttattcaatgTAAtctaaggtttcgtgtgccagtaatacatttcaatgtttttagaaggtctctttctctgtctatattatataactaaactgttatatgtaaagtaattaaggattttaaaatgtttaagaagctaaatttaaaattaaattaaaatgcagattttatcagtttagtgtgatccttgcccttgcttttccttgttaagttttccaatgtctggcccatatttggatactttaagctgcacacaggcttctgagtgatgaGTTGTTAACCGGCtctgagagggacagaggacagatttcatgtgtgaaaatacctgttttcacaggtatgtggatccaaatgctgaaagtattgcaaacacaattttttttttccagacagttAAATTTCATTGGCAAGGacgtccagcaggtcagaatagagaCCTCATGGTCTCTCTTGGTAGCTTCAGCTGCACTCCACAGATCTAGGAACTTTGATGCCCACAGTTTTGAGCTTTTCaactgaatgagctgcatttagaaatcttcaacacccatccactgaaatacagacaaatccaagtcgctttcattgaacttttcaggtttaattagaaaagaaagcattgggccaaattgctggaaatcttgaaatctgtcagaaaattctgatcccagttcttgcatgtacattccaATCTCATTGACACTGACAGTGCAACGTGTCGATAGCTCTTTTATGAGTTGGAAATAGCAGAAAGTCGAAGTTTGAATATCCCGATAAACTGTCAGTTTTACAACAAATACCTTCCAGACTTCAAAAAGATCCAGAACcatttgccctgcaccctggagacagagaTGGAGTTTGTTTAGGTGAGCAGTGatgtcagttagaaacatgagcttatgcggccatttgtcatcatccagttcgGGGTAGTTTTGTCCTTTTTCCAACAAAAAGACCTTGATTACAAAGCtccaaacagtttacaaagctCACCGAAACCTTGCCAGGACTTAACCACcgaatgttgctgtgaagtggaatGTCGTTATAAGCattgtccatctcttctagcagtgcttgaaactgtctgtgagtcaaagcagatcgaGCAACAAGGAAGCTCACAATTCACACCACTGTATTCATCACGTTATTAAGCTCTGAATGAAAAATTTTAGAgcacaggttttcttgatggatgatatGGTGAAATTTGACTGTTGGGCGGTCAATTTGATCTTCAAATAACTTAACAAATCCTTTCTGTTTTCTGACCATGGCAGGAGCATCATCTGTTGTCACAcacaatatttttctgatgtcaactcttgttcttcaaaatggtttacaaagcTTTCCActatatcttccccctttgttgtgccgtgcaggggttttaggcaacaaaattcctcttggatttcatcagaagcacaatatcttgcaacaGCTGCCAAACGTGGAACGTTGTTTATATCTACGCTCTCATCAACTGCAACgctaaacactgctgtgtcttttaaTGCAGTCGTCTGCTTTTCCTTAATATTTTCTGCCATTTTGCTTATGCatctctcaactgttctggcagagataAGCAGTTCTTTTATTTTAGATATGATTGTATCTTTATTTGACAAATTATTGACCAAAATCTCTTAACTACTGAGAAAAACCTttttatatattccccatctgtaaacggcCTTCCCgttttttgcaatgcactgtgcagtcttgtaacttccttctgtagcttgatttttactcacacttaagcttttaaaaacacttctttgcgTCTCATAtcctgctactgcctttttgattgactcagtcttgtctgcttcatCGAGAGGTTTTTCTCATGCTTCGTTTCAAAATGTCGTCAAACTCTTGATGTGCGACCAAACAACATTTTCACAACAGAAAGCATAAACAGCACAGTCCTTTTGAATAAATCCAAATGTCTGTCCAAGAAGGCTGAAATGAACGGACAtctaactttgctttcttaggagctgccattttgtcaaatgtttCCCTCATCTCTCACTGGGGGGGGGAAAAATGGCAACGGAGGGCACACACAAGGTGAaacacagatgtggtctcatatAAGCAGCAAACCGGGACTTAAAAATATCCAAgcctggaacaatttttaagaTGGTGCTGAACTGCACCCCCTCTTGTCCCTGTCTgtacccctcactgccccagcgtggggccagtgggccacagctgggggtgacTACAAACccccaggccaggagcagagccttgGGCCTGCTGCCGATACCCCAGGcttgcagcaggctgagcagggctggaggcctggaccccggctggcagggggctgatgaCTGGAACCCCAGACAGGCAGCAAGGTGAGCAGCATGGAGGGCTGGTAGCCCAGGCcggcagctgagcagggctggtggcaggGACCCTGCTGGCAAGAGGCCAGCGGCCGGAGTCCCAGACCatcagcgggctgagcggctcagcttgCTGCCAGTCTAgggttccctccaccagctcatGCCAACCGGGGCCTGGTCCcgttcagcctgctgctggtctggggttccgttcacctaggcaggcaatgggctgagcagggtcggcagccaggaccctggctggcagcagagtgaCACTAAAAATccgcttgcatgccacctttggcacgcatgccacaggttgccgaccccgatctGCCTTCAAATAATCTTTGTAAAACTGTAGCTGCTGTTTCTGGTCTAACCCAGGGTTCCCCACAATGCATGCAATTGCACCATCATGCGTTGGTTTGCAACATTCTGGTACATTACTCTGTCCCTCACACACAAGTTGCCTTTGTAGATCAGTAATTTAGAatcctttctgatttttttttttcttttcactctcTTACCTCACCTCCTGATTTTCTTTGAGAAATAGAAATAGTTCCATTATCTCTTTCCAATGTCAGGGGGGAGAGATAATTGCAACAGTCAAATGCTGACACTGCTTATCCTCTGAATGGAGCATCTGAGAAATACTGGGAACACAGCACTTGGAGAGGACTAGTACCAGGCCACTTACTCCATGTGATGGGGTTGAAGAGACTCAGCTTAGGTCAAGAATAAAACTGGACTAAGATCACTATAAAATTCTGCCTCTAGGGAAGTCTGAGCTGGACTTACAGTACAGGAACAAAGTGTTATGGAGTGAGTTGAAAGCCTTACTTTCTGTGTGTGTAGGTTTTTCCTTCAGTTAATTATATTGTTGAACTGTTTCTCAAATTCTGGAGGCATTTGTCTCTTGGCCTCTGCGCTGGGGGGAAAGTATCCTAAAAATCCAGCGTGCTTTATTGTATGTACTTTACTTACAAACCTTAGGGAAGGCTGGCTTTGTGAAAGCAGTATTCTCGATGCTTCAGCCATACTTTTGCTAATATATCTTAACTTGAAAATTTCCAAAAGAAGCAACAAAAACAGCACTGCTGCTAATTCCTATACACTTCTTCATAAGAATCTCCAATAGTACTCTTTTCGTTTACAAAAGTGCTACTAAGTACTAGCCTTCGGGCCTAAATTCAGCAATGTCGTAACTGGGACAGGAACTTGGGTGCATATATTAAGGTAGTAAAACTTGCTCGAATTTGGCATTCAGTGGGTGGGTAGGTGGATGGGTAAATTAAGGGTAATTCTCACACCAGGGATTGGAGCAGGAAAAGCAGCTAGCAATTAAAAACAGCTCTGACCCTTTCATCAGGCTGCTTTTGCTTTATCTTGAATCTTCCTGAAAGTTGCTTTTTGTGCTCCTGTGTCCCTTAATGTTCAAGACATGTTTGTTTTTCACACTTAATGTTAGTTTAGTACAAGCTACGCTACTTTAATGTTTACATTGGGGCTGTCAGTTGCGATTAACTCAGGTGATTAACTCAAAGTAAtaaggattaaaaaaatcacaatcagttttaatcgcaccaataaacaatagaataccagttgaaacttatttttggatgttttcctacattttaaaatatatttatttcagttacaacacagaatgaaCAGTTGACAATGCTTGctttatattacttttatttcagatatttgcactgtaaatatgGCAAACGAaagttttttttcagttcacttcagaTAAGTACAGTAGAGCaatctgtcatgaaagtgcaacttacataaaaaaaatctacatttgtaactgcactcaaaaacaaaacaatgtaaaactttagagcctacaggtccactcagtcgtgcttcttgttcagccaatcgttaaagacagacaagtttgtttacatttacgcgagataatgctacctgcttcttctttacaatgtcacctgaaagtgagaacagacgttcgcatggcacttttgtaatcAGCGTTGcgaggtatttatgtgccagatatgctaaacattattatgcccctttgtgcttcggccatcattccagaagACTTGCTTCCATGCTGTTGATGCtcgtttaaaaataatgtattaattaaatctGTGagtgaacttcttgggggagaactgtaagTCTTTGGCTCTGTTTTGCCCGCATTCTGCCGTATggttcatgttacagcagtcatGGATGATGACTCCGCACATGTTCTtcactttaagaacacttttgctgcagatttgatGAAACGCAAATAAGATACCAATGTGAGTGTCTAAAGATTGCTAAAGCagttgacccaaggtttaagaatgtgAAATGccctccaaaatctgagagggacaagatatagagcatactttcagaagcaacactccgatgcagaaacctAGAGAACCTGAACCacgaaaaaagaaaatcatccttctgcttgtggcatctgactcagatgttgaaaatgaacatgcgtcagtcctcactgctttggatggttaatGAGCAGAACCAgttatcagcatggacgcatgatctctggaatggtggttgaagcatgaagggacatacgaatctttagtgcatctggcacatgaatatcttgcaacactggctacagcaGTGCTATGCCAatgactgttctcactttcaggtgatactgtaaacaagaagtgggcagcattatctcctgcaaatgcaaacaaacttgtttgtctgagtgattggctgagcaagaaataggactgaatggacttgtaggctctgaagttttgcattgttttattctttgaatgcagttatttttttgtacataattctacatttgtaagttcagctttcataataaagagattacactacagtacttgtattaggtgaattgaaatactattttgttttttacagtgcaaatatttctaataaaaaatagTACTGTACATTTTCTgtgctgtgctgtaattgaaatcaatatatttgaaaatgtagaaaatatccaaaactatttaatgaaatggtattctattattatttaacagttaaATTAATCctgctattttttaaattgcttgacagccctagtttacaCCCATTTTCCAACCCACTTAAACTGTTTGTCACTATTTGATCCAGAGAGTTTTATGGGAGTTGTTCCATGCTTATATCAGGTATCAATCTGGTCCTCAGAGGATTTCTTCTTTCATACTGCACAAAACCTCTACTTTAGGAATGCATTGGCGCTTTTTAGGGGAATGCACCTCTGTCTCAAAATTTGACCTAAGGAATTAAATCTGGTCAGACACATAATCTAGAATTTTTATCTCCATCTTAAAAATTTACTACTATACTAATTTTCACTCTCAGTTGTAAACTTATCATTATCCATTTTTTCCCTAATGATTTTGTCCTGTTCAATAGGTGTAATTTTATTCTCTCTGGATGCCTGCCCACCCACCTCTGACCCCcccaaaacccaaacaaaataaCGCAAAATAACTTCCCCACACTATTCCCAAAGTAGTCTTGATATGAGTTGACTTGTTTAATTGCTGCCCTAGATCCAGCGTACCTGCAACACAGTGGGAAAGGGAATATGGGCGAGTCTTACCttatgcgcatttaacatgcgcgaattCAGCTTTGCgtggttggcaaaaacaaaaaagagaaaaataacaatttaaatactgtacctgtagtgcgggtgattctgcccgccattacactcaatgtaattttgactatacgcgattttcgctttacaTGCTGGcagcggaacgtaaccccagcgtaagatgagactcgcctgtagttttgatttttttttttttagtgct from Gopherus evgoodei ecotype Sinaloan lineage chromosome 2, rGopEvg1_v1.p, whole genome shotgun sequence includes:
- the SLC39A6 gene encoding zinc transporter ZIP6 isoform X3; this translates as MENELLMAFLLSFSILFCKSHLHEVELATIAQTTEKFILDKAAGINTELATLMQKHHLQELFHRYGENNTLTVEGFRKLLQNIGIDRVKRITTGHDHNHHLHHNHVVLSKNFERTDCPNHETGGVNKDPSNGQAKELQRVENAEHKQNLISNKNTLMGITASTNTTATDGNPVLQNSETREVKPVVHTSLTSPSDMNVTESSSVSLLVNGKANESLLSLRGSERGSYMYSKFKNHNTQECLNVSKLMTSHGINTQVLLTATEFSYLCPAIVNQIDGEFCIMHAASEKAESPPKSNSLQIAWIGGFISISIISFLSLLGVILIPLMNRVFFKFLLSFLVSLAVGTLSGDAFLHLLPHSHGNHHHHHEKPLLEQNKDALFKHLVFQSVEETAYLDSTWKGLTALGGLYFMFLAEHLITLIKQFKDKKKKKKNEDAESKKFSTNEEKLDADYRPEGYLGTESQDPSHFISQQPVVQEEEEVMIAHSHQEEADNEYVSRGCRNKCHSHLHDTFGQSDHLSHHHHDYHHILHHHHTQNHHPHSHSQRYSREELKDAGIATLAWMVIMGDGLHNFSDGLAIDLILNIMA